Below is a window of Humulus lupulus chromosome 2, drHumLupu1.1, whole genome shotgun sequence DNA.
TTTAGATATACCGATCATTAGGTTCCAaatcaaatacatatataatgttcaaaagataagacaatgacaataaatagaaataggctaaacacCTTGGCTCCACTAATATTTCACCTTCCACATTCGCATCACTGGgttcctggaatgggagagatataggaggtgagcttataaagctcagtaggaaagcaactaatatCATGGACCCAAAAGTTAAATAAAACCcatgcatggttagctttgaaaacaaaacatatatcatcatgtgtaaaccaaaatagagagaaatcactaataatcataagagcatagctacaagtgcacatcacaccgtccactagatccctagttaccgttacccaccatagaaaaactaacatcctaaaccgggtagccggacctgataaccaccacaagggtggctcagaacacttcctgtatacagatgctagatCTTTACACCTACAGGCGAGTGGACACCTAATCTACCTATgctgacacagagactaggtcatTAAACAATAACATGCataaatcatgatcactatggctctcatcggtataaccaaatgcaggtaaacatgaaaagaaagaaacatattccctttatattttagaaaatttggcagcataacagctgcatttgaataaaacccaaaaatcataacctgcataaataagtgaacaaaaatatatttggcattcagtgccctcagaacagatcagaaaacatgcagattaagttttcaatttttcaaacattttataaatatcaaaattggaatatgttaaaTGAAATTCAATatgagtaaaataagtccaattgtcaagttgagtccctacctagAATTATCAATTCGAGCCCAAAGCGACGCTCCAaagcttaacgatgatcctagagtgatttagtccaattttaatatcacgtttttgCTACGTGCACCAAATGAACAAACAATTATCATCATCGCATTcattattcaaaatcgtgtccaacgacatataatatgaccatatttaaaatttcaagttccgaAACCTCACCCAAGTGGTGCACAGTAGCAGTTGGTGGTAGCAGTGAGTGGTGTACCGGAAACgtcgacgaatatatgcatgACATATATTAAAATGATCatctcgatgagtacatcacgaaagtaCAACTCCTTCGCCCAAATGACCTCCGGTGTCGCTGGAAAATTATTCCAAAAGGGCGAAGATACCCATAATCTCATTGGAGAAAAACAGTGAGTTGTCCGGAATGGTttagtgggttttgttcctctctccACGCTGGTTCCAATGGTATCAACCACTCGTTGAGAGGTGGTCGGAGTTGGCTGGAAAACACAGTCAAAGTTGACGAACCAAAACTTTGAATGGCGATTCCGAACTATTGACAGCGAGTTGGGCGGTGCCGCTTGGTAGTTGAGGTCGCCGGAGCAAGGCGAAACCGATGAGCTGCACCGGTGGTGGTTGGGTCTGGTGCCTTGCCATGGTTTGccgaaagaagaagaagaagtaaaggaaaaagaaaaaaaaaatctcaatattaataaaaaaataagtagGTGCCACtacttatatataaaaaaaaattctctttttcttttttacttttaaACCTGAAAAGTCTTCAGGTTTTAGAAAATGGGACTGAGTGAAGAGGAATGTAAAAAGCTTAACTCTTTGTTGGCTTATTTGGCTAATGGTATGGAGTTGAGAGGACAGTAGGTTATATTCGAGTCTTAAAACTTTTCAAGGAGAAAGAGTTTCAACAATTTTCACCCAATGAAGAGAAGTATGAATGGGTTCCACTAAGTGTGGAATTCGGCGTACCACTTTTCAGTCCAAAGTTATGCATTAATATATGCAAAAGGGTCGTTTCATCCCAATTACTTCAAGCAGATTCACTACACGAGCATCATGATGCAATGCAAGGCCTAAGAAAAAGATTGCGAGATGTTTGTGCAGAGTATCAAGCAACGGGTCCTGCAGCAAAACTTCTTTATCAGAAAGAGAAGTCAAACAATGAGCCATCTCGATAGCTAACGAATTATGCTAGTGGAAGGTGGAATCCACTTGTAGATCCTTCGTCTCCCATTTCTGGAGCACTGAGTGAACATCAGAGATTAAAACTGGCTAACCAAAATCGTTGCTGAACTGAAGTGTTGAGCTTTGATGGGAGCATACTTAGATCATATGCTTTAGCGCCTGTATATGCGGCTGCCACAAGGCCAATTGAAGAATCCCCTTCAGGGAGCACAACAAAAGTTGAGCTAGAAGGGCTGAGACAGTAGAGAAGTTGTCCTTCCTAGTGTTAATCTTCTTTTTGATGAGTTGCACCCTTTTGGCATAGGTGTTGCCTGCAGGCTCGTCAGCCAGTTTCCTTAATAGCAGAGGCAGCTGGTGCCTCTGCAGCTTTTGCTGCTATTAAATAGGGACTTCGTGCTACATGCTTCCTTggatagattttttttattttattttttctgatttttttgaTTCGCTTGCTCATTTTGAGATTGGCAGCATCCGCTGGCTTAAAGTCAAAGCCAGCTCTATGGTAAACATACTTTTTACCCTTTGGTTTGTGCTGTCAAGTACCCATGAAATCAGTTTATAGTACACAACTCTTTTCATTGCTTAGCCACACTAATTTatgatacttttttttttaatcatgACCATTCTTTGATTCTGTATATACATGTTGGATTCACATTATTTTCATCAGGAAGCCCTCAAACTTTTTGCTCGTGTTAATGCAATTTGGGGCAGTAAATGCCTTTTCACCATATGTTCAATCCAGGATCTATGCGTAAAACTAGGTCACCATAGTGATAATTTCTTGTTTTTGTAAGTAATAAAATAgaatcactctctctctctctctctctctactgcTTTATGTACAAAAATTTCCTAGATGAAATCaacttttcatatattttttttctttccacttTTCATAAAAaagaattaatgaaaaaaaagacTAATTCTTAAATGAATTATGTTAAATTACTTCTACTGCACTAGTTACATTCGGAGGCacataaagaattggcttgtaacACCAAATGGATCAAAACATTAATAGAAACAAATCTTTTTGCATGTTTATAAACTAATAATAATTACCGGCCTATAGATTTAGACACAGATTCCTAGTCATACGaccacattatatatatatattggcatACAATGCGTTAGTAATACTTATCTGAATCAGGTCCCTCCCTACTCGTCCCACTACTACTAATAAAGAACGTCGTATTACTAGAATCCAAAGAAAACGAGTCGTCACCACTTTCACCAAACGGCGTACTAATCGCCGTCATCTCTAATCCACAAATATTAATAGTTTTCTCAGCATTCTCTTGAAGCTGCAAAGCGAATTCAAGTCCTCCTACCACATCATTCATCGACGGCCGTTCAGCTCCGTCATCTTCCAAGCAGCTCAGGGCTATCTCCACAAACTTCTTCAAACACACCGCCGACACCATCTCGCCAATCAAATTCTGATCAATTATTTGCTCAACTATCCCTTTTCTGCAACATTTCTGGGCCCAGTTGGCCAGGCCCACTTCCTCTTTCGGCAAATTACGCGCCAGAGCTGGCCTAGCACATAAAATCTCAAACAACACCACACCAAACGAGTACACGTCGGATTTCTCAGTCAACTGTTGCCTTCTGTAGTACTCCGGATCCATATACCCGAAACTACCCTTTACGGCGGTGCTAACGTGGGTCACCGATTCCGTAATCGGACCCGTCCTGGATAACCCGAAATCCGAAACCTTGGCGACCCACTTCTCGTCCAAAAGTATGTTCGTTGACTTCACGTCTCGGTGAATAATCATGTGCTTCGCCCCAGTATGGAGGTAATGCAATCCTTTGGCTGCACCGATGCAAATCTCGAGTCTCCGTTTCCACGGAAGAGAAGGGTTATCGGACTTGTACAGGTGATCACGGAGGGTTCCTCGTGACATGTACTCGTACACGAGAACCATCTCGCCGTGATCGTCGCAGTAACCGATGAGAGACACGAGATGCATGTGTCTTAGCTTGGACAGCATCTCTATCTCGGTTATGAACTCTTTAGCTCCTTGCTTCGACGAAGGGTTTAGTCTCTTTATGGCGACGATATCGCCATCGATGTCCCCTTTGTACACGTTGCCGAAGCCTCCGAATCCGATGACACGTCGCTCGTCGAAGTTGCCTGTGGCCATTCTGATCTCCGTGATGGTGAAGTGACGACACAGCTTGGAGGGTAGAGAAGAACCTTTCCATATCTTGGATGATGGTTCGAGCGATGTCCTTCTCCGGCGGAGGATAAAGAAGAATATCACTGAAAGTACACCGAATAACAAACCAAGCACAACTCCGGAAACTGTGATAGCTTTGACAACTAGCGAGAGCTTGTTTTTACTATTCCTTATTACTTGGCTTAGCTTTGGTTTGTGATTTTGGTCCAGCTCTGGAGGGTTGGGCCCAGCAAGACTGCCTTCTGATCGATTCAGCTTAAATATCTCGGCACCGTTGAGTATAGCGTTGTAATAATCTGGTTTTACCTCCAAAGCAGGTTGCAACTCGAGCATTAAAAAATCTT
It encodes the following:
- the LOC133817857 gene encoding receptor-like protein kinase FERONIA — encoded protein: MLDAIANCISIFLLLTLSTATTQTQPPYNPTDYFFLSCGSSSNDQTDTQGRLWESDSHSKHYNNTEDVSSVSIASEHDSSVPKVPYKTARIFHSKFSYLFPLSPGPKFLRLYFYSATYANLSISDSFFSVTANDFILLNNFSVYLTASAIKDPPQPYFVKEFIINVGNNQKLINITFNPSPSSYAFINGMEIVSIPDNLYISNTDVKSINFVNNLAIPFSIPNHTALENVYRLNVGGQDVLSINDTGSMFRAWKQDLNYIYSYNVGTVPHLPNVTIQYNNDTPAYTAPEIVYTTFREMDPKSENNTKYNLTWRFPVDSGFYYLARLHFCSILNEVTRENQVVFNIYMNGMTAQPQMDVIHFTDGSKTPMHIDYIILIKEDFLMLELQPALEVKPDYYNAILNGAEIFKLNRSEGSLAGPNPPELDQNHKPKLSQVIRNSKNKLSLVVKAITVSGVVLGLLFGVLSVIFFFILRRRRTSLEPSSKIWKGSSLPSKLCRHFTITEIRMATGNFDERRVIGFGGFGNVYKGDIDGDIVAIKRLNPSSKQGAKEFITEIEMLSKLRHMHLVSLIGYCDDHGEMVLVYEYMSRGTLRDHLYKSDNPSLPWKRRLEICIGAAKGLHYLHTGAKHMIIHRDVKSTNILLDEKWVAKVSDFGLSRTGPITESVTHVSTAVKGSFGYMDPEYYRRQQLTEKSDVYSFGVVLFEILCARPALARNLPKEEVGLANWAQKCCRKGIVEQIIDQNLIGEMVSAVCLKKFVEIALSCLEDDGAERPSMNDVVGGLEFALQLQENAEKTINICGLEMTAISTPFGESGDDSFSLDSSNTTFFISSSGTSREGPDSDKYY